A region of the Gallaecimonas mangrovi genome:
GCAGGGGGAACCTAAGAGTCCATAAAAAAAGGCAGCGCTAGGCTGCCTTTTTTAACGCCCTGTTTACAGGGCCGCCAATGCTGCCTGGTAGTCAGGCTCGTCAGCAATCTCGCTAACCAGTTGGCTGTGCAGCACTTTGTTGTTTTCGTCCAGAACCACCACGGCACGTGCCGCTAAACCCGCCATCGGGCCACCGGCAATGGCAACGCCATAGTCTTTAAGGAACTCAACGCCGCGCAGAGTCGAAAGGGTAACCACGTTTTCCAAACCTTCTGCGCCGCAGAAACGGCCCTGAGCAAACGGCAAGTCGGCACTGATACACAGCACAACGGTGTTTTCCAGGCTAGCGGCCTGCTCGTTGAACTTGCGCACTGAAGTGGCGCAGGTAGGGGTATCAACGCTTGGGAAGATGTTGAGGATTTTGCGCTTACCAGCAAAATCGGCCAGGCCTTTATCAGACAAGTCCCCTGCCACCAGTTTAAATGCGGGGGCGCTGCCACCTTTAACCGGCAGTTCGCCATCAACAGGAACGGGGTTACCTTTTAAGGTTACGGTTGCCATAAATACTCCTTTGTATGTCTGAATTCGTGGCAGTCGGAAAATGCCTCTGCCCATGACAGACTTCACAGTCTGTGACAGCTTGTCGCCGCACACAAGCCCGCCGTTCATTAAGCCAGCAGCCGCGGTTTTTTCCGGGCGGCTAAATCCTTAGCTATGGCATTGAAAATGCGCGACTTCACTGGCGTTTTTGTGCAAATGAAAGTGGCTGTTTTGCCCCATAATGTCGACACCCAATCAGCTGCCGAGCAGCACCGATTAAAAGATGGGCCAGCGTGTCAAGACACCGCAAAACGGCTATCAAGCTTGGAGTAGCCCATGCCGGCGCCTTTGTGCACTTTCAGCTGCACCGGTATCCGTTCTTTAAGGGCCTCAACATGGCTAATAACGCCAATCATCTTGCCGTCGGCATTGAGGTTATCCAGGGCGTCGAGGGCGACTTCCAGGGTGTCGGCGTCCAAGGTGCCAAAGCCTTCGTCCAAGAACAAAGAGTCGATAGCGGTTTTCTGGCTCACCAAATCAGAGAGCGCCAAAGCCAGGGCCAAACTCACCAAAAAGCTCTCGCCACCGGATAAGGTGCGGGTGTCACGGGCCACATCGGCCTGCCAGCTGTCGAGCACTTCCAGCTCTAACTCGGCGCCGCGTTTTCGCCGCAGCAGGTAACGGCCATGCAGCCGCTCTAGCCGCTGGTTGGCAAGATGCACGAGATGATCGAGCGTCAGCCCCTGGGCAAAACGGCGAAACTTGGCGCCGTCTGCCGAGCCAATGAGGCCATTAAGGTGCTGCTGCAAGTCAAGTGCCTGGCGTTTGGCCTCCAGCTCTTGGGCTAATTCGCCCTGGGCTTGGCGGGCCTTTTCATCGGCTTTGAGGCGGGTATCAAGGGCTCCATCTTGACTGGCCAGCGCCCGCAGCTGCTCGCGAAGGCTTTGCTCTTGGGCTTTTAAATCCTCAAGGCTTTGCTCGCTTTGTTTGTCTTTACCCAGCACCTGCAGCCGCGCTTTGAGATCTTGGCTGCGGGTTTGCGCCGCCAACAAGGCGTCGTGCAGTCGCTGCTGCTGCTCGCTAAGGCGCTGTTGTTCTTCTTGTGGCAACAGCGCCTCATGAAAGGCCGCTTGGTCTTTAAAGGGGCTGTCTTTTAACGCCTGCTGCCATTCGCCAAGGGCCAGCTGTTGCTGCTCACCTAGCTCTTGGCTGCGAAGCGCCAGGGCCTTTTTCTCACCGGACAAACTGTTGTGGTTATCCAGCGCCTGGTGATAACTAAGCTCAAGCTCGTTAAGGCTGCTGCCGGTAACCGGCTTCGTTGCCGGTTCTCTGTCGCCCAGACGCTTTTGCCAAACTGTGAGAGCCTCTGCAAGGCGCTCTTGTTGATGCAGCGCCTGTTCTTTTGCTTTCTCAAGGGCTTGCAAACGTGTTTGCTGGTGATTAAAAGCGTCGATGCGCGCCTGGCACTGCGCTTGCCAATTGTCACTGGCCGTTAAGGCAAAGGTTGCAAGGTCGTCAGCAAACTGCTGCTGGCTGTCCGCAACACTTTCGCTGGCGCTGCCAAGCTCTGCCGCCAGCTCGTCGATTAGCTGCTGCTGCTGGGCCAATTGCTGCTGGGCAAAGCGCTGCTGATCTGCACTTTTTTCAGCATGAAACTGCGCCTGCACTAACGCTTGTTGCTGCTCATCACAGCGTTTTGCGTCTGCCTCAATGGCGGCCATGGTCTGTTCAAGGTCTGCCAGTTCGGCCAGTAACTGCCCGTGATTTAAGCCACCTAACTGCTGCTGGTGCGCGGCCATCGCCGTTTGCAGTTCGGTTAACTGCTGCTGATGCTGCAACAGGGCTTTTTGGTATTCCTCAATACGCACCCCAAGGCTGGTGCCTTCGGCTTGTACCGCTTCCAATTCTTCGGTCTTTTGCCGCAGCGCCTTTTCGGCATCACTGATATCCAGCGCCTGATGGTCACTAATACCCGGGTGATGATGGCTGCCACACAGCGGGCAGGCTTTGCCTTCTTTTAATAAATGCCGGTAATGGGCCAACTCATTAAGAGCCTTTTCCTGGGCCAGCAGGGTTTCTTTGTCTTTAACCTGTTCGCGCAAGGTTTTAAAACGCCCCCGCAATTGCAGGCGCTGCTGCTCTAGGTTTTCAATATTGCTGGCGGTGCTGGCAATGCGCTTTTCCAGCTCGCCGTGCTGGCGCTGGTCGCGCTCCAGTGCCTCGGCCACCGGCAGCCGTTTTTGCTGCTGCTGCCAATGCTGGCGCCACTGCTCTAGGCTGTTGCCATTAAGGCGCTGGCGCAGTTGCTGCTCGGCTTGCTGAGCCTCGGCCGCCATTTGGCTAACCGCCGCGGCCGCTTTAGCGTGTTGGTCGGTGAGCTGGGCAAGGTTTTTTTGCACTTCGCCAAGCTTGCTATTCAGTGGCTCCTGGCGGGCCCGCAGTTGTTGGTAACGGCGTTGCTCGTCTGCCACTTGCTGATGCCACTGTTGCCAACGGCCAAGTTGGCCCGCAAGTTCACTGTCTTTAGCATTGGCTTCAAGCCACTGGCCTAACTGCTGGCGTTCACTTTCAAGGGCCGCTAGCTGGCCGCTAACCTCGGCCAGTTGCTGGCTGACTAACAGTAAACCTTGCTGAGCAGAAGCCAGCTCTTTTGCCAACAAGCCGGTTAACTGCTTATCAATGGCGGCTTCGCGCTCGCGGTTGCTTGCCAGTTCTTGGCCGCGCTGCTGCCAGGCTTGATAAAGCGGCCGTAAGTTTTGGGCCGGTTTAGCAGCGTCGAGCTTGTTACGGGCCGGCTCGGCCTGTTGCCAGTCGGCTTCTACCTGCGCCAGCTGCGCTGTGGCCTGCAGCAATTGGTTGTTGGTGCTATCGAGCTGGCGACGCCAGTCAAGCAAGGTGCCCACCTTGACCAGCTGCGCGTTGAGCTGGCTTTCTTGCTGGCGAAGGTCGGTAAGTTGCTGGCTAAGGGCCTCTCGCTCTTCGTCGCCCAGCACCATTATTTGCCCGGCTTGGGCTTCTAACACCTTTACGCTTTGCTCCAGCGCCCTGGCGTCTTCAAACACCTTTTGGGAAATATGGCCATAAATATCGGTACCGGTAAGCTCTTCCAATAGCTCGGCCCGTTTATTGGCATCGGCATTTAAAAAGGCCGCAAAACCGCCCTGCGCCAATAACATCGACATGGTGAAGCGGCCAAAATCAAGGCCGGTGAGCTGTTCGGTTAGCTTGAGCTTGTCGTTGATTTTGTCGGTAAGAATGTCGCCATCCAGCCTTGCCAGTTCGACCTTGGGCGGCTGCAACTTGCCGTCGGGGTTGTCCCTGGCCCGGCGCTGCTGCCAAAAGGCGCGGTAGCCTTGGCCTTTCACTTCAAATTCCACCTCAGCCAGGGCATCACTGGTGTGGCGGGTCATCAATTCGTTCGACGATTGCGACACCGTCTTCATCCGCGGCGTTTCGTGGTAAAGCGCCAGGCATATGGCGTCCAGCAAGGTAGTTTTACCGGCACCGGTGGGGCCGGTAATGGCAAAGAGGCCACTACTGACAAACGGCTCGGCGGTGAAGTCGATTTTCCACTCGCCTTTTAAGGAGTTGAGGTTTTTAAAGCGCAGGCTCAGGATCTTCACTTGGCCTCCTTGAGCTCGGCAAGGGTTGCCTGGTAACGCTCAACAAGGGCGAAGTTCAGCTCGTCGTCCAAATCTTCACTGGCCAGGCGGCGGGCAAAGACTTCCTCGGGATTGAGCTCGTCCAAGGTTTCTTGCTGTTGCCTGGCAATGCCCGGGCTTTGCTGGCGATCGCGACGAAGGCGCAATAAATCAACCGCCAGCCCATCAAGCTGCTCAGCCACCCGTGTTTGCAAGTCGCTCAGGTAATGCTGGCTTTTTAGTACCAGCTCTAGCCATAGCCGCTGCCCAGGCTCAAGGCTTACAACCAGGTCACTCACTTGGCTTCGAATATCACTTACATCGCAACCAATACTGGCCAGCGGCTGAAAAAGCGGAATGTCTATCGCTGTAACGCCGCTTAAACCTTGGCTATTAAGCTCAACCAGCAGCATTTGTTTTTGCTGGCGCGCTTCGTCAAAGCTCAAAGGAATGGGCGAGCCGCTGTAACGAATGTGCTCAAGGCCACCCACTTTTTGCGGCCGGTGAATATGGCCAAGGGCAATGTAGTCAGCCGCCGGGAAAGCGCTGGTAGGAAAGGCCTCCAGGCTGCCAACATAAATTTCTCTGACCGATTCTGAAGCGCTGGCACCGACGGTAGTCAGGTGGCCTGTCATCACTACCGGCAGGCCGCGGGCCTTGGCCGCATCATAAAGCTGCTGGTAGTGCTCGCTGATGGCAGCCTGCATCGACAGCTGCTTTTGCTGGCCGTCTTGCCCGGCTTCACTTTGCAGCAAGTCTCTTGGCCGTAAAAACGGAATGGCGCACAGGGTAGCCTCGGCTTTGTGGTCACGGTTAAAAAGGCTAAACAATTGCTGCTCGTTATTGTCAGCGACCGTTGCCACCACTTGGGTGCCCAAGGCGCCCAGCAGGGCTTGTGATTCTTCCAAAACCGCCACCGAGTCGTGATTGCCCGCCAGCACCATCAACTGGCATTGCCGTGCCTTCATACCCAGCACCAGCTGGTTGTAGAGCTCTCTGGCATAACTGGGCGGCGTGCCGGTATCGAAAATATCACCGGCGATCAGCACGGCATCCACCTCAAGCTCGGTCACCTGGTTTAATAACCAATTGATGAGCGCTTGGTGTTCCATCTGCCGGGTTTTACCCATAAAGTGCTGGCCAAGATGCCAATCCGAGGTATGAAGGATGCGCATAGATTCAAGAATGCCAATGATTTAGTCGCTACTTTACTTGGGTTTTTCCGCTGATGCAGCCGTCAGTACTTTCCCTAGTGAAGACCCGATAATGGAAAATTCTTCCGGATAAGGACCAAACCCGGCCCCTCCTGCAGAAACTCAGTGAGATGAGAGGATGCTCAACCGATTGCTGTTTTTAAACGATGAGTTGCAAACACCTGCCACGCCGTTGTGGCAAATGAGTGTGCTGCGGATCATTACCTTATCTGGCCTGCTGTTGGTATTGGGCGTCGCGGCCCATTCCAGCGTGACCGCTTGGCGACTGGGTCAGTACTACGTTTTTTATATTGTCATCGTGTTTTATGCGGTGTTGCTACTGGCCACTTTTCTTGCCAGCCGCCGCTACCAGGTTGGCCGGATATTACTTACCGGCAGCGTGGTAGCGGCGGGCCTGGTGATGCAGCTTTTTATCAGTAATTTTGCCTTGGCCAAGCTTGGGGCCATTTTCCTGTATTCACTGCCCATTTTGGTTTTGCTGCTGTGGGGGCCTAAAGCCACCTTTGTTGCTATGGCGCTAAACCTGCTGCCCTTTGGCTACCTGTTGTACGACAAACCGTTGCCCAACTGGTTTGGCATTAATCTGACACTGCCTGACACGCCCATCTACTTACAGAGCCTGCTGTTTATCTTTTTTAACCTTTGCCTCCCCTTAGGTTTGATGCGAATGCTAAAAGCCTTGAAATGGCACAACAGCCAGCAAAAACACCTTAACAAGCAGCTTAACTTTTCGATGTTGCTGTATCGGGATCTGTTTGATAACGACGCCCACCCGGCCCTTATTATTACTAGTAAAAACAAAGTGATGCGCCAAAACAAGGCGCTAAGGCATTGGCTAAAAGACCACAAAATGTCGGCCCAGGCCCTCGCCGCGGCCCTGGATATTCCAGTTGAGG
Encoded here:
- the tpx gene encoding thiol peroxidase, which translates into the protein MATVTLKGNPVPVDGELPVKGGSAPAFKLVAGDLSDKGLADFAGKRKILNIFPSVDTPTCATSVRKFNEQAASLENTVVLCISADLPFAQGRFCGAEGLENVVTLSTLRGVEFLKDYGVAIAGGPMAGLAARAVVVLDENNKVLHSQLVSEIADEPDYQAALAAL
- the sbcC gene encoding exonuclease subunit SbcC, which encodes MKILSLRFKNLNSLKGEWKIDFTAEPFVSSGLFAITGPTGAGKTTLLDAICLALYHETPRMKTVSQSSNELMTRHTSDALAEVEFEVKGQGYRAFWQQRRARDNPDGKLQPPKVELARLDGDILTDKINDKLKLTEQLTGLDFGRFTMSMLLAQGGFAAFLNADANKRAELLEELTGTDIYGHISQKVFEDARALEQSVKVLEAQAGQIMVLGDEEREALSQQLTDLRQQESQLNAQLVKVGTLLDWRRQLDSTNNQLLQATAQLAQVEADWQQAEPARNKLDAAKPAQNLRPLYQAWQQRGQELASNREREAAIDKQLTGLLAKELASAQQGLLLVSQQLAEVSGQLAALESERQQLGQWLEANAKDSELAGQLGRWQQWHQQVADEQRRYQQLRARQEPLNSKLGEVQKNLAQLTDQHAKAAAAVSQMAAEAQQAEQQLRQRLNGNSLEQWRQHWQQQQKRLPVAEALERDQRQHGELEKRIASTASNIENLEQQRLQLRGRFKTLREQVKDKETLLAQEKALNELAHYRHLLKEGKACPLCGSHHHPGISDHQALDISDAEKALRQKTEELEAVQAEGTSLGVRIEEYQKALLQHQQQLTELQTAMAAHQQQLGGLNHGQLLAELADLEQTMAAIEADAKRCDEQQQALVQAQFHAEKSADQQRFAQQQLAQQQQLIDELAAELGSASESVADSQQQFADDLATFALTASDNWQAQCQARIDAFNHQQTRLQALEKAKEQALHQQERLAEALTVWQKRLGDREPATKPVTGSSLNELELSYHQALDNHNSLSGEKKALALRSQELGEQQQLALGEWQQALKDSPFKDQAAFHEALLPQEEQQRLSEQQQRLHDALLAAQTRSQDLKARLQVLGKDKQSEQSLEDLKAQEQSLREQLRALASQDGALDTRLKADEKARQAQGELAQELEAKRQALDLQQHLNGLIGSADGAKFRRFAQGLTLDHLVHLANQRLERLHGRYLLRRKRGAELELEVLDSWQADVARDTRTLSGGESFLVSLALALALSDLVSQKTAIDSLFLDEGFGTLDADTLEVALDALDNLNADGKMIGVISHVEALKERIPVQLKVHKGAGMGYSKLDSRFAVS
- the sbcD gene encoding exonuclease subunit SbcD, whose product is MRILHTSDWHLGQHFMGKTRQMEHQALINWLLNQVTELEVDAVLIAGDIFDTGTPPSYARELYNQLVLGMKARQCQLMVLAGNHDSVAVLEESQALLGALGTQVVATVADNNEQQLFSLFNRDHKAEATLCAIPFLRPRDLLQSEAGQDGQQKQLSMQAAISEHYQQLYDAAKARGLPVVMTGHLTTVGASASESVREIYVGSLEAFPTSAFPAADYIALGHIHRPQKVGGLEHIRYSGSPIPLSFDEARQQKQMLLVELNSQGLSGVTAIDIPLFQPLASIGCDVSDIRSQVSDLVVSLEPGQRLWLELVLKSQHYLSDLQTRVAEQLDGLAVDLLRLRRDRQQSPGIARQQQETLDELNPEEVFARRLASEDLDDELNFALVERYQATLAELKEAK